In Thermodesulfovibrionales bacterium, one genomic interval encodes:
- the lpxK gene encoding tetraacyldisaccharide 4'-kinase — protein MGPLEFIYYLGYSFERSRSLKRQRRLPCPVISVGNITVGGTGKTPAVIAIAEKAKERGYHPCILTRGYGGKAKGPCFVSKGSGSLLSVGEAGDEPFLMAERLKGVPVVKGGDRYEAGLFALEELGFQPSSSIHHPLLCILDDGFQHWRLHRDRDILLIDGTDPFGNRRLLPMGRLREPLTEMKRADVIVITKKVLGEKGIVRSSGFSSFDSLIDEIRDNSPDAPLFVAEHLPTGLTTASGKDLPITAISGKTIYGFAGIGNTDSFRETLLSIGTRVSGFKPFRDHVAYSQGDIERISLASKACRADWIVTTEKDIMKIRGYSVPENLVVLRIDFSVDTAFYDALFKEA, from the coding sequence ATGGGCCCCCTCGAATTCATATACTATCTCGGCTATTCCTTCGAGAGAAGCCGCAGCCTGAAGCGTCAGAGGAGACTCCCCTGTCCGGTGATCAGCGTGGGGAACATAACCGTAGGCGGAACAGGAAAGACGCCTGCTGTGATAGCAATAGCAGAAAAGGCAAAAGAACGGGGCTATCATCCCTGTATCCTTACGAGGGGGTACGGAGGCAAGGCGAAGGGGCCATGTTTCGTCAGTAAGGGCAGTGGGTCACTGCTCAGTGTCGGCGAAGCCGGGGACGAACCTTTTCTCATGGCTGAGAGATTGAAAGGAGTCCCTGTTGTAAAGGGTGGAGACCGATACGAGGCCGGCCTGTTCGCACTGGAGGAACTGGGTTTTCAACCCTCTTCCTCCATTCATCATCCTTTGCTTTGTATCCTTGATGATGGCTTCCAGCACTGGAGGCTGCATAGGGACAGGGATATCCTCCTCATCGACGGTACCGATCCCTTTGGCAACAGGAGACTTCTTCCTATGGGGAGACTGAGAGAACCATTGACAGAGATGAAAAGGGCCGATGTAATCGTTATAACAAAGAAAGTCCTCGGCGAAAAAGGAATCGTTAGGTCTTCAGGATTCTCTTCCTTCGATAGCCTCATCGATGAGATCAGGGACAACAGCCCTGATGCGCCGCTCTTTGTTGCTGAGCACCTTCCAACGGGCCTTACAACCGCCTCAGGAAAAGACCTTCCAATAACGGCCATCTCAGGGAAGACGATATATGGCTTCGCAGGAATCGGAAATACCGACTCTTTCAGAGAGACCCTTCTCAGCATCGGAACCAGAGTTTCCGGCTTTAAGCCTTTCAGGGACCACGTCGCATACAGCCAGGGGGATATAGAGAGGATATCTCTTGCTTCAAAGGCGTGCAGGGCCGATTGGATTGTGACAACAGAAAAGGATATAATGAAAATCAGGGGGTACTCCGTCCCTGAGAATCTCGTAGTATTACGGATAGATTTCAGTGTTGACACCGCCTTTTACGACGCACTATTCAAGGAGGCTTAA
- a CDS encoding secondary thiamine-phosphate synthase enzyme YjbQ encodes MVKYINVKSRMRNEFIDVTDKIQEVIHEEGITSGVCYIYVPHTTAGVTINEGADASVQHDIQTFLNRLVPADGDYHHREGNADAHIKSTLIGVSKAVFIDEGKLVLGTWQAVYFCEFDGPRHRRLAIKLTRTVKTAI; translated from the coding sequence ATGGTCAAATACATAAACGTCAAGAGCAGGATGAGGAACGAATTCATAGATGTAACCGACAAGATACAGGAGGTCATTCACGAAGAGGGGATCACGAGTGGCGTCTGCTACATCTATGTCCCCCATACGACTGCAGGCGTGACGATCAACGAAGGCGCCGATGCCTCGGTCCAGCATGACATACAGACCTTCCTTAACAGGCTTGTTCCCGCCGATGGCGATTACCATCACCGGGAAGGAAATGCAGACGCCCATATCAAATCGACTCTCATAGGCGTCTCAAAGGCCGTCTTTATTGACGAAGGGAAGCTCGTTCTCGGCACATGGCAGGCTGTCTACTTCTGCGAATTTGACGGCCCGAGGCACCGGAGGCTGGCGATCAAACTCACCCGAACCGTAAAGACCGCGATCTAA